In the Sebastes fasciatus isolate fSebFas1 chromosome 12, fSebFas1.pri, whole genome shotgun sequence genome, AACAGCTGTAAAATTCACATAGTAAATATGTGAACTGTTGAATAATTAAATCAAGAACTTGCAGGTAGCTGTCTTTATACTATTTTCATATACACCACCCCTGAGGCAGACAAAGATCTGTTAGCTCTAGAAGTAAGTGTAGACGAGCTTACTGCTAGTTGCAAGCTCTCCACTTTTGTCTGTTAAGTAGttaaaatatctatctatctatctatctatctatctatctatctatctatctcaatgacacaaacaaacatacaaatgACTTTCCGGAAGTAATTTACTGACCTTTAGAGAAGAAGTATGACCTGGTTCCGTCTTGGCGGACGTAGAAGTTCTCCCCCAGCTTGCTGCCGGCTTTAAATCGGAGCATGGCGTGGTCGTTCAGGCCGTAGTCCCTGAACAGGACGATGCCTCCGGGCTTCAGCACCTTAAAGCCACATATGTTACATGCACCATTTGAACCTGCTTGTGGGCTACCGAAACATTTATTTGTACACACACTAGATTGTGTGTATATTAGGCATGTATATATGTGATTGTGTATTTTAGGGAGAAGAAAACTCCTAACGTCACTAAGAACTTTTTTCCGAAGGAACCCCAGAGTGAGTTTTCCCCCCTGGCTGTCTATGCACTTACCCTGCTGATGTTCTGCAAAACCAGCTTCATCTTGTCAGGGTGGACGGCCGACAGGACAAAGATGAGAGTGATGACGTCCACGCTGCCCTCGGGCACGTTTTCCCTCAGATCATCTTTAGTTAAGTCGCACTGGAAGGCACAGCAGCGTTCAGGGCAGTACAGAGGATTTTGCTGTCGACAGAAGGCAGATAAAgtggttttattttaattatcattACAGCATTGTGTCATTATTAAGACATCAAATCATCCAGCAGAACTGGTCATCAGCCAGCAGTATGAGACTTCTCAGTGAGTGTTAAGCTACGTGTCACTAGACAAGAGCCTGGAGCTCATTTGACtgtcaaaagtgaaacaaatatTAGATATAGATTTGATGGACAGATATCTTACTTTGACAAATTCAACAGCTCGCGGTGAGAAGTCACAGGCGTAAACAAAGATGTTGAGGTCATCCTCCAGCAGAGGGAAGATGCAATTTCCTACACCGCAGCCGGCCTCCAGCAGCACCAGCCTCTGGGACTCAAACTGCAAACCAGGCAGGACAAAGACATCACTAACAAATGACCACACAAATATCAGTTTAGTCATGTCTGACCCTGCACAGCTCCAAATGATGGGAGCCTGAGTAGTAACACTTTGATCCAGAATTGAAACTTGTTTTGCCAACTGTGTTTTGAAAGGAGCAAGTTGAGAAATGGATCTTTTGTAACTGTTCCAGCTTTCCTCCACAAAATTCACAGTGGTATGTGTAAGTTGGAAATGTAAGGAACTATATTGCTGATTGATGGATTATTTATATGCCGAATTTATCTGGAGACCTTAACGCTTTTGCTATATCTCATGTTATGTTCATCAAGTTTGTAATTTTGTGGATGAGCAAAGTCTCACAAAAATGCATATTTTTGAATGAAGTTTGGCGAGATGTTTTTTTCCGAAACATGAAAAACCATATGCATCAGAGCTATTTTAACCCACAAGAAGAAATGACAGTTATACAACTCATTACTTAAAAGAACTCTTatggtaaaataaaaacaagtggGATTTAACAGGACGAAATCCGATACATGTTGGTCTCTTGTGATGCAACGTTTAGTGTTCTTGGTTTCCTCATGcacatacgatacgatacaattttattgtcagtttgcactgaaattcattttgcatccataggcagctcagtttgagaaaaagtacacatacaatagacaaaCTGTTACCATAGAATATGgtaaatattacgactttttctcataaagttgtgactttattctcgtaatatgactttttttcttgtaaagttatgactttattctcattatattacaactttttgtctcgtaaagttatgactttattcttgtaatattacgactttttttcttgtaaagttatgactttattctcattatattacaacttttgtcttgtaaagttatgactttattctcgtaatatttcgacttttttctcgtaaagttatgactttttttctcgtaaggttatgacattattcttgtaatattacgactttttgtctcgtaaagttatgactttattcttgtaatattatgactttttttcttgtaaagttatgactttattctcattatattacaacttttgtcttgtaaagttatgactttattctcgttatattacgacttttttctcgtaaagttatgactttattcttgtaataatacaactttttttctcttaaagttttgactttattctcgtaatattacgacttttttctcttaaagttgtgactttattctcgaaatctctgatttgttttccctcaatgtggccccatacttcactgcaaatgttttgcggctccacacagatttttctttctttttttttcttcctaaaatgtctcttttgatcgtaaaggttgctgagccctgatgtaagggatcagaagagatgctgttggcCAGCCTGAGCATCCTCTTATTGTGATCTGCTTGAAAGTCGGCTGTCACAGGTTGGCCAATGATCTTGTACAGGTGTGACGttactctctctcttcctcacctCTCTGCAGGCCTTGAGCTCTTCAAACTCCCTGGTGGTCCAGTGTCTGTCCTTGAAGAAGTTCGTGGTGTTTCTTTTGTAAAACAAGTCCCAGTTTTTCTGAGCTTCTTTCTCCAACTTCATCAGTTTGAAGTCGGACACCAGAGGagtcctctcatctcctctgagtctgtccagctgctcctcctgctgggTTGATAAACCTCTGGAGGTGTCATCTTCTTCAGGAGGAGTTGTTTTAACATCACCATGGCAACTCTCATTCTTAGACAAAGACATGATGCTTTTAGAGCCTCTGTTTCCTCCCAGTTTCTGCCAGTAACGTTACTATGTACTGGTTAATTCATGGGAAACAACATTCTTTACAAGTTAAGTTATTTTGATTATAAAATACCTTAAAATTAACAAAGTTTTAAAAAACGTGCGACTGGTTGCATTTGTGTCCACATTTGGCGTCCATGCTGTCCGTGAATGAAATTCGTCCGTGCTatttgtttccttttctttccttttctttccatTGGTTCCGCTGCTCTACTGAATTAAAATACATTACACATCATCACGTAATTATCTAATTTGATGTGTAGTAAATTTTTCAAAAAGCTTTTCAATATTTCATCGTAATCATCGTGTCTCCAATTtgtgataaatgtaaatcaAATGATGGTACATTGCTGCATTTATTTTGGGACTGTCCATTAATTTATCAGTTTTGGTCaagaatttttttcttttttctgggGTTTATCAAAGCACCAAATATAAATCACactaaaaagctatacaaaaaagatatttttgggagatATATacctatatgtgtatatatataggtatatatatatacctatatgtatatatatatatatatatatatatatatactcaaacatatataaacatatatatggTTGAGGtagagttgtgataagggttggttatatctattttttaacCTCGGATGGATaggtgggttgtaaataaacttgggatgctgttcatatatttaatttaggatgtaaataaatctgggataatttatatattatattatattattattctatgatatgtgagttattagaggagaagtgagaaaggggtagggaaatataagttttacttcttcCTACTCCCATTCGGACACTAATACTCTTGTTTTGcttgttattatttttgtatctgtctttcagtcattcattcataaataaattaattgtcGGTGACATTTGATAGCCGGACCGAAAAAAGCGAAAGAGGAAGTGTCCGGAAGTGACGCAAGGGATGTTTTGCTAACGTGTTAGCTACCAGCAGGCtaacttttgtttattttatacttCTTATTCTAATCGGCCCTGAAGTTGCACCTCAAAACTCGGATTTTTAAGGAATATATTTGacataaatgtgaatattcaACACGTGTAAAGAAGCAATGAACGGGAGCACGAATCCGCTGCTGGACAAAGAGGAGCATGTGTTGAAGCTCGGAGAAAGCTTCGAGAAGAGGCCGAAGTCTTCCTTCCACACGATCAGATGTGAGTCTGTGATTATGTGGTGAATGTGGTCATTTGCATAGAAAGATATCGTCACACCCACTGCCTGCTGTAAGGCGACTGTGTACTCTAATGCAACTCGAGTTGTGGATAAGTAAAGTGGGCGTACTGCTCCTTATCACGATCAAGATGTTtgttgtcacgccggttatactgGCACAAacgttatattacatttacattacaattataaaaggaaatactttgtacaaagacatattaataacatatattaagaacatatacagtataagatgtgtttttgtgtgagaaggtgtcgtatgaattatctaatTAGTGCTTAACTGCAGGTTTTGGACACAAATATGTTGATTCATGCCATTACTGCCTATACTTGTTTACAAGTTGCTTGATGTGCACTTTGGACAGGACACTGGTTTATGTACAAGATGCATGAATAAGGACCAGTAGCTTgatatagaaattaaaaaaacataatcccCTCTTCTTGTTTGTGAGTGTgatggcagtttctgttaaaacaaaacacaaaccaacttgtctttcaagtaaatgtaataaaaaaaagcatatattaataagaatgatctgcagatggactcacaaGCACAGCCACCTGATGAGTGggctgtggcaagtgagccttgaacacaaaaacagtcaggCCTTTATACATACtgatacaaaacacacacagataagtgCAGTCATGAAAAAATAGTAAAGTGAATCATAATCCACACACATCACTTTGGAAGtcaaaaagagagaagaaagggaggaaagcagcatatacactcaccggccactttattaggcacacttgttcaattgcttgttaacacaaatagctaatcagccaatcacatggcagcaactcaatgcatttaggcatctagacgtggtgaagacgacttgctgaagttcaaaccgagcatcagaatggggaagaaaggggatttaagtgactttgaacgtggcatggttgttggtgccagacgggctggtctgaggatttcaaaaactgctgatctactgggattttcacgcataaaccatctctagggtttacagaggatggtcccaacaagagaacatatccagtgagcggcagttgtgtggacggaaatgccttgttgatgtcagaggtcagaggagaatgggcagagtggttggagatgatagaaaggcaacagtaactcaaataaccactcgttacaaccaaggtatgcagaataccatctctgaacgcacaacacgtccaaccttgaagcagatgggctacagcagcacccggtactagcaccggccactttattaggtacaaggtgtacctaataaagtggccggtgagtgtatagcCTCTGATTGAGTGGAAGCGATTGCACCTGAGGGAGGCGGTTCCTTTCCAGACAGGAACGTTTGTTCTATCCTCCCTGCCTCAGGTGTGGTCATATGATCTCTTTCTATGGACTTTGAACAGGGATGCTTTTACATAGTTTGTCCATCAGAGTTTATTTTTAATTGCAAAATGTCCCTATAAGTATATATCATGGTCACAATTCTTAtcaaaaaatgtttgtgttcatgttaaAAAGAGAATAGTGGCTGATACATCATTATCGGATTGACATTGCGGTCTGACATCTGACAAGTTACAATAGATATGCAGTTTTATCCAGAAACTTTAAAAAATGCGTGGCAAGCCCATTCTTCATTTTTGGGTTATTTTGCATTGTCTACATTTGACCAGCACCTGACCCAGttacactgctgctctgcattggacttttgttttttgtcctcTTGATTTACATCTACCCAACACCTTTCCTTTGCAGATGACTTCAAACCAGCATCTATCGACACAAGCTGCGAGGGAGAGCTACAAGTTGGGAAAGGAGAAGAAGTTACCATCACGTTACCTCACATTCCGGTGagactgtctgttgttgtcgtCCTCT is a window encoding:
- the mettl6 gene encoding tRNA N(3)-cytidine methyltransferase METTL6; the encoded protein is MSLSKNESCHGDVKTTPPEEDDTSRGLSTQQEEQLDRLRGDERTPLVSDFKLMKLEKEAQKNWDLFYKRNTTNFFKDRHWTTREFEELKACREFESQRLVLLEAGCGVGNCIFPLLEDDLNIFVYACDFSPRAVEFVKQNPLYCPERCCAFQCDLTKDDLRENVPEGSVDVITLIFVLSAVHPDKMKLVLQNISRVLKPGGIVLFRDYGLNDHAMLRFKAGSKLGENFYVRQDGTRSYFFSKEFLAELFAETGLQSVSNDYVLRETVNKKEGLCVPRVFLQSKFTKPGLSQSS